The genomic stretch CAAGCCAATGCTTACATTGAATAACGACGCGAAGTCGTAGTGTGCCAGCTAAGCCATCGATCACGATTCTCATAACGGAAAGGTCACGCCCACGATCGGGTGCATTGGTGCGCAATAGCCACTCGGGATTTTCATAGCCAGGTTCGTTAGAAATCAAGGTGAAGACAAGCCGCTCGAAATCCTCGGCGTTCAGCCTTCTCCAGTCGAGCTGCATCGTCACCGCACCTCGTGGCTTCGCGGCCACTAGACTTGCAAGATCTTCAACCTCGACTGGTAGCGGCTCGTTCTCTCCATAAAGACCTTGCCTGAGTTCCTTCTTGACCATTGGCCAATCATTTTTTTCTATATCGTCGAAATCGCAGACCATTCCGAAGTGCAGATGGCGCGCGAGCACCGACCAATAGGCGGGTTGCGGAATACTGCTCCCGAGAAGGACCTTGATTTGGTCGAGGAGCGACTTTAGTTCTTCCCAACGTTTGAGTTCCACTTTTGCATTTGGTTCCGCTCCTCCGATTGCCCGCCGCATTTCGCGGATCGCGGCGTCAACGGAATCTATCAATTCGACTAAGGTGTCACGGACGAGTTCACGGCGTTTCTGATTGAAACGAAAGCGATACTCTCGGATGTCGCGCCCGGGCTCAGCTATCCAGTTTT from Bradyrhizobium sp. Ash2021 encodes the following:
- a CDS encoding restriction endonuclease, which produces MTSPLMAALEVFEAAEANLIKLERLWEEIQLLIPTGIAFGESPEYEDRCRSMTTVLAALPKLAGWKPSISPPDLNDVAQNRFDAIESGDPTAQLHIENWIAEPGRDIREYRFRFNQKRRELVRDTLVELIDSVDAAIREMRRAIGGAEPNAKVELKRWEELKSLLDQIKVLLGSSIPQPAYWSVLARHLHFGMVCDFDDIEKNDWPMVKKELRQGLYGENEPLPVEVEDLASLVAAKPRGAVTMQLDWRRLNAEDFERLVFTLISNEPGYENPEWLLRTNAPDRGRDLSVMRIVIDGLAGTLRLRVVIQCKHWLAQSISLPDVSSAKEQMALWTDPRVDVLVFATSGRFTADAVQWVEKHNSSGHAPRVEIWPESHLERLLAARPALIAEFKLR